In Deltaproteobacteria bacterium, the following proteins share a genomic window:
- a CDS encoding TPM domain-containing protein: protein MSYKQVLKLFFAFIFFICLSSLALALEIPVPQAYVNDYANLFEASKRQDLEVQLKHFEDETSNQIMVATFPSLEGESLEDFSQRLAAKWKVGQKLKNNGVVLLVFSQDHKIRIEVGYGLEGALPDALAKRIIQNEIAPYFKNRDFSSGIVAGVQAIEAATRGEYKGRGPRSSSSRRMPSLGTIIFLIILFSIFTRRGRGITFFPGGWGYGGGGSSGNSDNDSFSGGGGGDFGGGGASGDW, encoded by the coding sequence ATGTCTTATAAACAGGTATTAAAACTTTTTTTTGCGTTCATTTTCTTTATTTGTCTTTCGTCACTTGCCCTGGCTTTGGAGATTCCGGTTCCTCAAGCCTATGTGAATGACTATGCGAATTTGTTTGAGGCTTCCAAACGGCAAGATTTGGAAGTGCAACTCAAGCATTTTGAAGACGAAACTTCTAACCAAATTATGGTCGCCACTTTTCCTTCTTTGGAAGGAGAAAGTTTGGAAGATTTTTCTCAGCGTCTGGCTGCAAAATGGAAAGTGGGTCAGAAATTAAAAAATAATGGAGTCGTGCTTCTTGTTTTTAGCCAGGATCACAAAATAAGAATCGAAGTAGGATATGGTCTGGAAGGGGCTTTGCCCGATGCGCTTGCAAAACGGATTATCCAGAATGAAATAGCCCCTTATTTTAAAAATCGGGATTTTTCTTCGGGGATTGTGGCTGGAGTTCAAGCCATTGAAGCTGCTACTCGAGGAGAGTACAAGGGCCGAGGCCCTCGAAGCTCTTCTTCCAGAAGAATGCCTTCTTTAGGAACAATTATTTTTCTGATTATTCTATTTTCTATTTTTACGAGGCGAGGTCGGGGCATTACTTTTTTCCCAGGTGGATGGGGTTATGGAGGGGGTGGGTCGAGCGGTAATAGTGACAATGACTCCTTTTCCGGTGGAGGGGGTGGAGATTTTGGGGGTGGGGGAGCAAGTGGGGATTGGTAA
- a CDS encoding TPM domain-containing protein: MRSKEPKKFFSPEESAQIVAAIEQAEKLTSGEIRVHLERKIKSDAFEEAKRVFEKLGMTKTAERNGILFFLSLKDKRFALLGDRGIHEKVASDFWKIIRDEVLQNFKEEKYVEGLVAGIAKCGAKLAEHFPYQANDQNELSNEISCS; the protein is encoded by the coding sequence ATGAGATCCAAAGAGCCTAAAAAATTTTTCAGCCCAGAAGAATCGGCTCAGATAGTTGCTGCCATTGAGCAGGCTGAAAAGCTTACATCTGGAGAAATTCGTGTCCATCTAGAAAGAAAAATAAAAAGCGATGCTTTTGAAGAGGCCAAGAGGGTGTTTGAAAAACTAGGCATGACCAAAACCGCAGAGCGCAATGGGATCTTATTTTTTCTTTCTCTCAAAGATAAACGATTTGCTCTCTTGGGAGATCGTGGAATTCACGAGAAAGTTGCCTCCGATTTCTGGAAAATTATACGCGATGAAGTGCTACAAAATTTTAAAGAAGAAAAATATGTAGAAGGTCTAGTCGCCGGCATAGCCAAGTGTGGAGCAAAATTAGCGGAGCATTTTCCTTATCAAGCCAACGATCAGAATGAACTTTCAAACGAAATTAGTTGTTCATGA